A segment of the Catenuloplanes nepalensis genome:
GCACTGACCTCCGCGCCGCCGCGGGCCGGCGAGATGGGCGGCGTGCTCGACGTCATCGACGTGGTGCTCAGCAACGGCGTCGCTGTCGGCGCGCTGGTCGTCGCGGTGTCGGCCTGGCGCGAGTCCCGGCCACGGCCACCGGTGACGCGGATCGAGCGGAACGGCATCAGCATCACCATCGAGGACGCCTCGCCGGAGTCGGTCCGCCGGATCGTCGACGCGCTCACCGACCCGCCGGCGGAGAACGGCGATGACGCTCTCTGACCCGCACGCCTCGCGCGCCGTGCTGATCGGCGTCCACTCCTACACCACGTTGCCGGATCTGCCCGCGGTCGCGCGCAACCTGACCGATCTGCGCGCTGCCCTCACCGACGGCACGATCTGGGGCCTGCCCGAGGAGCATTGCCGGGTCGTCGGGCAGCCGCGCGACGCCGCGGAGATCCTCAACGCCGTGCTCGACGCGGGACGACAGGCGACGGACACGCTGGTGGTCTACTACGCCGGGCACGGCATCACCGACCCGGACAGCGATAATCTCCATCTGACACTTCCCGGCTCCGATCCGAAGCTCAGCGCGACCGCCCTCAACTTCGACTACCTCCGGCACGCGATCCGGCACCCGCAGGTCCGCGCGCCCCGCAAGGTGGTGATCCTGGACTGCTGCTACAGCGGCCGTGCCCTGGAGGGCGGCATGGGCGAGCCGGTCCGGGCGCACCAGG
Coding sequences within it:
- a CDS encoding effector-associated constant component EACC1 yields the protein MTGPLRVSIRVDDQASLYRWLTLDPDVRRHSTVALTSAPPRAGEMGGVLDVIDVVLSNGVAVGALVVAVSAWRESRPRPPVTRIERNGISITIEDASPESVRRIVDALTDPPAENGDDAL